GCAGCTAACTCGTGGTCCCTGTTCTTCTCTCCTTTGTGATTTTCAGAAACGAAACCAGTTTTTCCATTTCTAGGAGCTAAAAATGTCTTGCAAACAGACCccctattttttcattgtttatcaGAAATTTGGAAGTAGCCAGTATTTGAATATGAAGGTATTGAAATAAAACTGTCCTATCAAAGATGTTCTCAACTTATTGTCATAGTCTATAATCACTCTTATTGCAAGAGATCAGTTCCAATCTCAGCCCCAAGACCAAAAACTTAAGGATACTTGAGttgtttttataaagttatgTATTATTTGCATAAAATGTGCATACTTTAAATCATTTCTAGATTATTTCTACTTAACACTATTTAAGTTCTTTGTAAATAATGGTTCCACTATATTGTGTAGTGAAGGCCAAACATTTCTGTACAAAAAGCAACTCTCACCaaagtgtttaaaaggaaaaacaagggagagagagatagagaacaaaaatgtatgccccagagacaggaaggagagagggtattggggaggttgagggggaaactggggacattgatggcaggaaatgtacactggtgaagttaATGACTATACAttaatgactataactcaatcatgaacaactttatctgttgaAAACAatgtactatgaacaaccttgtaatcactgtgttgaaataaaaaagaactctcatagTCCTTACTATATCCTATGAAATTTTCATACACAATTGGCTAACTCACCACCCAAGGACTTGTAGATCTAGAAGACAGATACAACTGTGTGTCATCCTCATCAGCATGTGCAGGCAAATTTGCTTATCCAACTCTTTCTCACGTGGTTTATGGTTCATCTGCTAATTCACTAATTATGCAGGTCTTGTACATGTTGGTATATGGTTTGATATGTAATAGATCCATCATTACCAAGGTAAATCCCTATATAACATACTCTACTAAATGATTCAGGGACCCAGGCATTGTACCTGGAAACAAAACTGTTAAAGTGTCAAAGAGGGAGTAGAGATTGCACTTCTAACTAGATGTGGATCTGGCAGAAATCTGTTATATTTCTGGGAAATGGGAAATGGCCCAGGGaatgaagttaaaataaaacataagcaaAAGCCACCACTCTATGActagtatattaaaaatactattgtATGTTGCTTTAAATGGCTTTATGTTCTCACCATATTGTAATACTTTATATAACTACTTAAATCTTACTTTATTAGGAGGGTGGATCTCACCCAGAACTACTCAGGAAtgtccctggcagtgcttggagaaacTACATGGAAGTTgcctaaatgaaaatatataaagagatttgaatttatatataaaatttattgttacAAGACTTTTATTGCCTTCCATTTATGTCATTGACAAGAGCAATAAAGCGATCAGATGCTTACTACTTTCAATAAAACTCTTCAGTTGTACGTAGTATatgcacatttttttgttttcaggctacACCTGACtccactcgggggttactcctgactgtgagctcagaaatcattcttggcaggctcaggggaccatactgatgctggagatcaaatccagtttgGTCGCATataaggcaaaaagccctacccactgtgttatcactctggcccagtatGTGCAAATTTTGATGAAGTTTTGACTTCCACTCTCAGCACTTCCAtcttttttgaatttttcaaattccaaatgataataaaatgtgCTGGATTACATGGTTTGGGGCACAAACATGTCTGCTGGTAAATATTATCATGATTTaagtgctatttcttttttttttttttttttttttggtttttgggccacacccagtaacgctcaggggttactcctggctatgtgctcagaagttgctcctggcttgggggaccatatgggacaccgggggatcgaaccgcggtccgtccaaggttagcgcaggcaaggcaggcaccttacctttagcgccaccgcccggcccctaagtgCTATTTCTTTGCCAACATATTTCAAGATTTCATACCTTGATTTGTGTATAAATGAGCAAAGTAAAAGCCACCGGCTTTAGTAATAGGGAGTGTAGATTAGTGGAAGTGCTCATACTTCACATGTATAAGGCTCTGGCTTTgatcacacacatacaccccacccccaccccagagagAGGTTTTTAAAATAGCTACTTGGAAACATGAggctctttaattttttattttgtgtgttttctgagccacacccagatgcttaggcattactcctggtagtgcttgggggaccatatgggatgctgacgattgaatccagattagttatatgcaaggcaagtaagtaccttacctgctgctgtattatcatttaagctctctttaaattttttggtaATATTAATTCTTTGGTAATACTAATACTTCCTCAGTGAGACATACAGCTAACTCCTATGTTGCTAAAGAACCTACGCTTAGCCTTTTGAAAGACCAAAATTTGAGACTAAGCGGATAGAAATTATTATAATACAAAATTACTTTGAACAGATTAAGTTACTTGCATTTATTCACACCAGTTTGGGCTTTCATTTCTCTGTGGAAATTAGCACCAACTGTATTTACAGGCCAAGAGACTGCCAACCTCTTCCATCATTACTGCCCGTCACTCTCAATGTATGGGATGTCCTGGTACTTGATGTTGTTGCTTGCCCACTGTTGCATGGCTTCGCTTACGATTTTTTGGGACAGGTGTTGTGCAAAATTGGTGATCGCATTGGCCTTTGAGGGTTCATTCACTTCTTCTTTGACACAAACTGGAAAAGGCTTCTTGGAGAGAAATTTGTCATCCAATATAAAGCTTTCTTTACTTGCATTCTGCTTCTCACTCTCAAGTATTTTGGGAATCAGGAAAGTCTGCTTTGATTTCATGCAGCCCATGGTCTGATGACTGAAAGGAACCAACAGCAAAGACTATTTCAGCAGCATCTTTGGAAAAACCCAAGTGTCCATGCAATGTTGACTAGCGTGTTCCCTCTCCAGGCTGCTTCAGAAAGGTTCCTCTCACCACTCTCCACAGATAGCGTTTAGCTGTCAAGAGAAGGAgagttttgttttgaagtcacagaatATAAGATACTGGATAGCAGGTGACACATGGAGACAGGTGTTTTTACCACTTGGATCACTTTTGTTACTCACTATTGTGAGttaacaatatttttcttattaagagaAAAGATAACTgctaataaatagaaaataacaagATCTTGATAACTTTTATGTCCTTGGGACCAATTTTAGCTAGCTACCTATTACTGTTTGTTTGCttatgtttttctataaagttatgACCATACaggtcatttatttatatatcatacaggcctaatttgtttacattttatgttATAATAGCAGGGGTGAGTAATATAACCTTGTGACTTGCAAAGCTTAAAATATTTACTGACTTGCTTAACCTGGTCTGTAATGTTATGAGAAATTAACATATTGAAAAATTGTTCCTACTTCCAACCTCAAGGATCTATACAGCTTGGGCTGTATAGACCTGTATTGCCTGGTTAGAAGTTTACAAACAATTCAAAGAGTTGTAGAAAGAATGATGGCTTTTAAAGGAaacagataccaaccaatggtggaagcagaatcaggtcctaccctagggtgggggcagaatgccaggtcacaccctagggtagggcacaatcacctaatcagattagggtgagcaacatagtaatcccccaaaatatttacatacacaacaagagaGGGCCTGAGTGAGAGTTCTGGctggagtaaggcacttgccttgcatgatagccaaccctagtttgatccccagtattacatatggttctccaatcactacaaggaataatccctgagtataaagctatgagcatcattgggtatagctcttaaatcctcaaaataaaatgaacaatgaCAACACATACACCCAGAACTTATACAAGAAGATGGCAGAATTGTATTTAATTTTCCAATGAAAAAGCATAGTAGCTAAATAAGTCAGAAAGTTGAATCCTACCTTTTGCTTTCAAGAGACACACTTGAACTTTTGTGATAAACAAGTTCAAAGAAAAAGGCTGAGCTGCTGTACTTACCTTAGACCAAGAAGATTATCAAACTATCAAATAAAGGAAGTGAAAGACTTgtttcaaaaaaatattattattattattaaaatgctattaaaaaAAGAGCTATACATTATGTAAACAAAGGATCTATACTTCAAGAAGATTTAACACTCATTAAAATCTATGTGCTGAATGAGGGACTGTCAAAATACTACTAAAAGATCAGAAGGAAGATCTAAACAGCAATACAGTAGTAGGCGGAAGAGATTTGAAAACCACTATTGAGTAGATTAGAAGAAGCAGTAAGGAAAAAGGCATtataggaagaaagagaaattggGCTTCACAGATATTAATTGGACGTTCCATccccccaaaaactaaacaaaccttTTATCAGTGTGCATTCTCTAGGATAAACCATAGGTGGGAAAACTGAGCATTCTTacaatcaagagaatagaatcaAGCAAGGCTTTGGGAATGAGGCTTTGGTCCCTGCATATTTTTGGACTAAACAATAGCTATTAAATGTCATAAAATTCAGTGACTTATTTGTGAAAGGACATGTCTTAAGATAGAACTAACCAtgcacttaatttatttttagtagtcTTAATACAGAAAAGGTGGTCTTTGCTACGtgctatttaaaaatacattataaactCTACCCAGTTTCCCCCATAATACTACATGTGTTCCCCACCAACTAATAGTGATGTTTGAGGTAGAAGTGGGAGAGGAAATCCATCTCCAGAGCTGTTACTTAATAAGGGAAGAAGGTGGGGATATAGTATTTGTCTTATTTAGAAGATTAAACTTCCCTTGAAGATAGGAACCATATTAGTTGCGCACTTTCACCTTGTAATGTTTTATAAAGTATTATGTATTATGAGGGATAGTAAAAGGAATTGGACATGAATGATTGGAAATTTCAGGTTACTTTGAAGATAATTACTTAATGAATTTCAGATGAAGGCCTCAATAAAACAATCAGAATGTTATGTCTTTCAGGACCTTTGATTTTGCAAAAGTAGCATTACCTTAGAATAGACAAGCAACATAATGCCAGATTGCTTTACCCTCTCACCCAAAACAGATTTGAACTAGGTAGGTTCAAATATGTAAGTGCGTATTTGGGGGTATTGCATAACAGCAAAAGACTAATCTTTGAGAAGAGCATTGTGTTCAACCCCACAGTGGGTCATCCTGAGCTCCTAAAGATGTCATCACCCATCATTAACACTACAAGGTTAAGCCCACGCAGAGTCTGGGTCATGAAAATGGCTGGAATCTTCAAGGCAGAGGTTAGAGAGCCATGGGAGAAAAGACTTGCCCACCACTCCACTGACAAATTATTGTCCAAGATATGTAAAGTACTAGTAAAACTAAACAGTAATCACTTAAACAATAGTAGTTTAGGGGTCTATTTTTGGAGACTAAGCCCATGAAAATAAACTGGTGTCTAGCTTTTGCCAATACAGTGTTGTCTTTCCTACTGTAATTTTataatcattgatttttttttggaccacacccaactgtgctcaggtttgacttttggctctgctctcagggctcatccctggtagtgctcagggaaccagatagaTGTAGGGCAGAGGATTGAATtcagtcagccatgtgtaaggcaagcaccccctTCATgtgccatactatctcttctcAAAACGAATCATATTTGCATTAATTTCAGGAATGGGCACTTAAAACCCTCAGAATAGAAATCCTATATGTGGTTCTCCTTGAGAGTGAAGTGGCATGTTTACCTGGAAAGGACCAAAAAGCTCCATATTTTTGGGTGCTGATTACATGGATATATGCATTTGTCAGAACTTGTCAGATTGTACTGGCAACATTTGCTTACTTTGTTATCTTCCATAAAAtccataaaaatctttaaaaccaCTTTTGAGATTTCTGGAAGACCAGCATCCAGGACCTAAATGACCTAAATATGCATCATGCCTGCTAGGATTAGTCACACCAGGTTTTTAGCCCATTTAAAGTCCCAgcaagcaatggtcctcaaactacggcccgcgggccacatattgtatttattcccattttgtttcttcacttctaaataagatacatgcagtgtgcatagaaatttgttcataatttttgtttttactattatctggccctccaacagtctgaaggacagtgaactggccccctgtttaaaaagtttgaagacccctgagagAATCCTGAATAGACTGATAGCTGCCACTCTGCTCTGACACAGGCCTaaaatcaggaaggaaggaaggaaggaaggaaggaaggaaggaaggaaggaaggaaggaaggaaggaaggaaggaaggaaggaaggaaggaaggaaggaaggaaggaaggaaggagggaaggagggag
This is a stretch of genomic DNA from Suncus etruscus isolate mSunEtr1 chromosome 5, mSunEtr1.pri.cur, whole genome shotgun sequence. It encodes these proteins:
- the C5H2orf88 gene encoding small membrane A-kinase anchor protein, producing the protein MGCMKSKQTFLIPKILESEKQNASKESFILDDKFLSKKPFPVCVKEEVNEPSKANAITNFAQHLSQKIVSEAMQQWASNNIKYQDIPYIESDGQ